The following are encoded in a window of Anopheles gambiae chromosome X, idAnoGambNW_F1_1, whole genome shotgun sequence genomic DNA:
- the LOC1272179 gene encoding fatty acid hydroxylase domain-containing protein 2: MSLTVELFDLPAHQFRVFWGASGSMWQSLWDRFLDFTGDNPLALWTVGSYVYTSLVYWSIGLAYTLLDVTGRPAALRRYKVQPGTNEPVDPARLRTVIRQVLFNQFCTGLPLLFLMYYLLPGQTRDTIRQLPTFVTVGWQLAVCILIEEVMFYYSHRLLHDGRIYRYIHKRHHEWTAPIAITAMYAHPVENVLSNLLPIAVGVWTTGCHISVAWLWFTLAISNTLHVHSGYHLPLLPSPEQHDFHHLKFNQCYGVLGVLDWLHGTSEMFHRSKQAKRDYIMTSLEPVRETHPDQ, encoded by the exons ATGTCGCTCACGGTGGAGCTGTTCGATCTTCCGGCACACCAGTTCCGGGTGTTTTGGGGCGCCTCCGGCAGCATGTGGCAGTCGCTGTGGGACCGTTTCCTCGACTTCACCG GTGATAACCCGCTCGCCCTTTGGACCGTCGGGTCGTACGTGTACACCTCGCTGGTCTACTGGAGCATCGGGCTGGCCTACACGCTGCTGGACGTGACCGGGCGGCCGGCGGCCCTGCGCCGGTACAAGGTGCAGCCCGGCACGAACGAACCGGTCGACCCAGCCCGGCTGCGCACCGTCATCCGGCAGGTGCTGTTCAACCAGTTCTGCACCGGGCTGCCGCTGCTCTTCCTCATGTACTACCTGCTGCCGGGGCAGACGCGCGACACGATCCGCCAGCTGCCCACCTTCGTGACGGTCGGCTGGCAGCTCGCCGTGTGCATCCTGATCGAGGAGGTGATGTTCTACTACAGCCACCGGTTGCTGCACGACGGCCGCATCTACCGGTACATCCACAAGCGGCACCACGAGTGGACGGCCCCGATCGCGATCACCGCGATGTACGCGCACCCGGTCGAGAACGTGCTCAGCAATCTGCTGCCGATTGCGGTCGGCGTGTGGACGACCGGGTGCCACATCTCGGTCGCGTGGCTGTGGTTCACGCTCGCCATCTCGAACACGCTGCACGTGCACTCCGGCTACCATCTGCCGCTGCTGCCCAGCCCGGAGCAGCACGATTTCCACCATCTGAA GTTCAACCAATGCTACGGCGTGCTCGGTGTGCTGGACTGGCTGCACGGCACGAGCGAAATGTTTCACCGGTCGAAGCAGGCGAAGCGGGACTACATCATGACCAGCCTGGAGCCGGTGCGAGAAACCCATCCCGATCAGTAG